The following coding sequences are from one Odocoileus virginianus isolate 20LAN1187 ecotype Illinois chromosome 7, Ovbor_1.2, whole genome shotgun sequence window:
- the SLC25A16 gene encoding solute carrier family 25 member 16 isoform X2: MMIRIFPYGAIQFMAFEQYKTLITTKLGVSGHVHRLMAGSMAGMTAVICTYPLDMVRVRLAFQVKGEHTYTGIIHAFKMIYAKEGGFLGFYRGLMPTILGMAPYAGVSFFTFGTLKSVGLSYAPTLLGRPSSDNPNVLVLKTHINLLCGGVAGAIAQTISYPFDVTRRRMQLGTVLPEFEKCLTMRETMKYVYGHHGIRKGLYRGLSLNYIRCVPSQAVAFTTYELMKQFFHLN; this comes from the exons ATGATGATTCGAATTTTTCCCTATGGTGCAATCCAGTTTATGGCATTTGAGCAATATAAAACG CTAATTACTACAAAACTGGGAGTTTCTGGTCATGTGCACAGATTAATGGCTGGATCCATGGCAG GTATGACAGCAGTTATCTGTACTTACCCTCTTGACATGGTTCGAGTACGCCTAGCATTCCAGGTGAAAGGGGAACACACTTATACAGGAATTATTCATGCATTCAAAATGATTTATGCAAAg GAAGGTGGTTTCCTTGGATTTTACAGAGGCTTGATGCCTACTATATTAGGAATGGCTCCATATGCAG gtgtttcattttttacttttggtACCTTAAAGAGTGTTGGGCTTTCCTATGCTCCCACCCTTCTTGGCAGACCTTCATCAGACAATCCTAATGTCTTAGTTTTGAAAACTCACATAAACTTACTTTGTGGTGGTGTTGCTGGAGCAATAGCACAGACAATATC ctaCCCATTTGATGTAACACGTCGGCGAATGCAGTTAGGAACTGTTCTTCCAGAATTTGAAAAGTGCCT TACCATGCGGGAGACTATGAAGTATGTCTATGGACACCATGGAATTCGAAAAGGATTATATCGTGGTTTATCTCTTAATTACATTCGCTGCGTTCCTTCTCAGGCAGTGGCTTTTACAACGTATGAACTTATGAAGCAGTTTTTTCACCtcaattaa
- the SLC25A16 gene encoding solute carrier family 25 member 16 isoform X3, with translation MAGSMAGMTAVICTYPLDMVRVRLAFQVKGEHTYTGIIHAFKMIYAKEGGFLGFYRGLMPTILGMAPYAGVSFFTFGTLKSVGLSYAPTLLGRPSSDNPNVLVLKTHINLLCGGVAGAIAQTISYPFDVTRRRMQLGTVLPEFEKCLTMRETMKYVYGHHGIRKGLYRGLSLNYIRCVPSQAVAFTTYELMKQFFHLN, from the exons ATGGCTGGATCCATGGCAG GTATGACAGCAGTTATCTGTACTTACCCTCTTGACATGGTTCGAGTACGCCTAGCATTCCAGGTGAAAGGGGAACACACTTATACAGGAATTATTCATGCATTCAAAATGATTTATGCAAAg GAAGGTGGTTTCCTTGGATTTTACAGAGGCTTGATGCCTACTATATTAGGAATGGCTCCATATGCAG gtgtttcattttttacttttggtACCTTAAAGAGTGTTGGGCTTTCCTATGCTCCCACCCTTCTTGGCAGACCTTCATCAGACAATCCTAATGTCTTAGTTTTGAAAACTCACATAAACTTACTTTGTGGTGGTGTTGCTGGAGCAATAGCACAGACAATATC ctaCCCATTTGATGTAACACGTCGGCGAATGCAGTTAGGAACTGTTCTTCCAGAATTTGAAAAGTGCCT TACCATGCGGGAGACTATGAAGTATGTCTATGGACACCATGGAATTCGAAAAGGATTATATCGTGGTTTATCTCTTAATTACATTCGCTGCGTTCCTTCTCAGGCAGTGGCTTTTACAACGTATGAACTTATGAAGCAGTTTTTTCACCtcaattaa